The proteins below are encoded in one region of Leishmania infantum JPCM5 genome chromosome 16:
- a CDS encoding tyrosyl or methionyl-tRNA synthetase-like protein — translation MASHAEGRLLRRSVPYVESWIAELTPKPVASAAGAAPAPKGKAKGGAASTGTENATAMSRCCFAVGKVLEVSRHPESEKLYIEKIDLGAELNMLSNNEPRTILSGLQEFVKEEDFVNRLVLVIANLEPRKIGGIPSAGMVLCASTGEDPHDPALAGQGERKVVLLDIPEGTAVGERVVFEGHDMPYEPVLKKKLAKNFEEVMKDVCSSADGVVCWQGKPFQTSAGVIKASLCNARIS, via the coding sequence aTGGCCTCGCATGCTGAGGGacgtctgctgcgccgctcggTGCCCTACGTGGAGTCGTGGATCGCGGAGCTGACCCCCAAGCCTGTAgcctctgccgctggtgccgctcctgctccgAAGGGCAAGGCGAagggtggcgctgcgtcgactGGCACTGAGAACGCCACGGCCATgtcgcggtgctgcttcGCGGTCGGCAAGGTGCTGGAGGTGTCACGCCACCCGGAGAGCGAGAAGCTGTACATCGAGAAGATTGACCTCGGCGCGGAGTTGAACATGCTGAGCAACAACGAGCCGCGCACCATCCTCAGTGGATTGCAGGAGTTCGTAAAGGAGGAAGACTTCGTGAACCGCCTCGTGCTCGTGATTGCGAACCTGGAACCGCGCAAGATTGGCGGCATTCCGTCCGCTGGCATGGTGCTGTGCGCCTCCACCGGCGAGGACCCGCACGACCCCGCGTTGGCTGGTCAGGGGGAGCGcaaggtggtgctgctggacatCCCGGAGGGGACGGCCGTCGGGGAGCGCGTAGTGTTCGAGGGGCACGACATGCCGTACGAGCCGGTTCTGAAGAAAAAGCTTGCCAAGAACTTTGAGGAGGTCATGAAGgacgtgtgcagcagcgccgacggcgtggTGTGCTGGCAGGGGAAGCCTTTCCAGACCTCGGCCGGCGTCATCAAGGCATCCCTGTGCAACGCTCGTATCTCGTAA